The proteins below come from a single Corylus avellana chromosome ca3, CavTom2PMs-1.0 genomic window:
- the LOC132174119 gene encoding ankyrin repeat-containing protein BDA1-like translates to MDHNLRDASEQGNIDALYSLIAIDPKVLDKIDEIPFVETPLHIAAAEGQTQFAMEMMMLKPSFARKLSPNGFTPVLLAMHNNQTQLVRELLAVHKDLVCAQGRGGMNPLHYAVKTGNLLLLGTFLGVCLKSIEDVTSLSETAMHIALKNEMLHAFQLLVGWLRWAVFKNAAFWGKRMLNWLDLDGNSVLHIAASKNEPQASFFHCVLY, encoded by the coding sequence ATGGATCACAATCTGAGAGATGCTTCTGAGCAAGGAAACATTGACGCCTTATACTCGTTGATTGCAATTGATCCGAAAGTTTTGGACAAGATCGATGAGATTCCATTTGTTGAGACCCCTTTACACATAGCTGCAGCAGAAGGACAGACCCAGTTTGCCATGGAGATGATGATGTTAAAGCCATCATTTGCTAGGAAGCTTAGCCCAAATGGGTTCACCCCTGTGCTCCTTGCTATGCATAATAACCAAACCCAATTGGTGCGCGAGCTACTTGCTGTTCATAAGGACCTTGTTTGTGCACAAGGAAGGGGTGGTATGAATCCTTTACATTATGCTGTTAAAACAGGAAACCTTCTTCTCTTGGGTACATTTCTAGGAGTCTGCCTCAAGTCTATTGAAGATGTGACCAGTTTAAGCGAGACTGCTATGCACATTGCACTGAAAAACGAAATGTTACATGCTTTTCAGCTCCTGGTTGGATGGCTTCGGTGGGCCGTGTTTAAAAATGCTGCATTCTGGGGGAAGAGGATGCTGAATTGGCTGGATTTGGATGGTAACTCTGTGTTGCACATTGCAGCCTCCAAAAATGAACCCCAGGCAAGTTTTTTCCACTGTGTTCtctactaa
- the LOC132174120 gene encoding ankyrin repeat-containing protein BDA1-like has product MDQTLRDASEQGNLDGLYSSIARDPKVLDKIDEIPFVDTPLHVAAAAGQTQFAMEMMMLKPSFARKLDPNGFTPLLLAMHTNQIQLVLKLLKNHKDLVCAQGRGGMNPLHYAAQTGNLDLLAEILRVYPKSIEDVTSQSETALHVALKNDMLDAFRLLLGWLRRAWFRSARLLEYRMLHWKDLDCNTLLHIAASKNQLQVVRWLLAQGWRTRRYLVKAKNSEGFTALDMVDNQEMRNMLCRARAKHASSLPKVASWADYFISPVTINEKLFVCFFRGKMQMSNDMRNMLLVVSVLLVTIAYQAVLSPPGGFWQDNSIPGTNNQFNITAATSVTNEVNQVPHRVGTVLENRINFLTEQRDSSEKQVS; this is encoded by the exons ATGGATCAGACTTTGAGGGACGCTTCTGAACAAGGAAACCTTGACGGCTTGTACTCGTCGATTGCAAGGGACCCGAAAGTTTTGGACAAGATCGATGAGATTCCGTTTGTTGACACCCCATTACACGTGGCTGCAGCTGCTGGACAGACCCAGTTTGCGATGGAGATGATGATGTTAAAGCCATCATTTGCTAGGAAGCTTGACCCAAATGGCTTCACCCCTTTGCTCCTTGCTATGCATACTAACCAAATCCAATTGGTGCTCAAGCTACTTAAAAATCATAAGGACCTTGTCTGCGCGCAAGGAAGGGGTGGTATGAATCCTTTACATTATGCAGCTCAAACAGGAAACCTCGATCTATTGGCTGAAATTTTAAGAGTCTACCCCAAGTCGATTGAAGATGTGACAAGTCAAAGTGAGACTGCTCTGCATGTTGCACTGAAAAACGACATGTTAGATGCTTTTCGGCTCCTGCTTGGATGGCTTCGGCGGGCCTGGTTTAGAAGTGCGAGATTATTGGAGTACAGGATGCTGCATTGGAAGGATTTGGATTGTAACACTCTGTTGCACATTGCAGCATCCAAAAATCAACTCCAG GTAGTAAGGTGGTTATTGGCTCAGGGCTGGAGGACTAGAAGATACCTTGTAAAAGCCAAGAATTCAGAGGGTTTTACTGCTCTGGACATGGTGGACAACCAAGAGATGAGGAATATGCTATGCCGTGCCAGAGCAAAACATGCTTCATCTCTTCCTAAGGTTGCTTCTTGGGCAGATTACTTCATATCTCCTGTCACAATTAATGAGAAGTTATTCGTATGTTTCTTTCGTGGGAAAATGCAAATGTCAAACGACATGCGCAATATGCTATTGGTGGTCTCTGTACTACTTGTAACAATCGCCTACCAAGCAGTACTCAGCCCCCCTGGAGGATTTTGGCAAGATAACTCCATTCCTGGAACCAATAATCAGTTCAATATCACAGCCGCCACCAGCGTTACTAATGAAGTCAATCAAGTCCCACATCGGGTGGGGACA GTCTtggaaaataggattaattttcTAACAGAGCAGAGGGATTCTTCGGAAAAACAAGTATCTTAG